The genome window TGTCATATGCTTGTTGCTGAGGAATCAACATTGCTTTATATCTGGCAGAGGTTGTCACTCTACCCTTTTTCTTGAGAGACATTGTCAGTAATTAGGGTAGAGCATTAACCAATCACAGTTTTGAGCTGCAATTGATTAGGCAGATAGGATGTTTGCAATCTTTAACGTGTTGCAcatagaaaaatagaagaacACATGAGTAGAATCTGAATCACAGTTTTGAGCTGCGATTTGTTAGGCATATATGATGTTGGCAATCTTTAACATGctcatagaaaaatataagaacacaCGAGTTGAATCTGAATTTCTTGCTTTGGATTTTCTTATATCCATCATTTGTGTTTACCTTGTACTGTTGCTGttgtagttgttattttttggtttctcGGTTGTGTTAGCTCATTTGGATCATTATTCTCTTACAGTTGGTGATCTTAACCACTTGATTTCTGCAACCATGAGTGGTGTCACTTGCTGCCTGAGGTTCCCTGGTCAGCTCAACTCGGACCTCCGAAAGCTTGCTGTGAATCTCATTCCCTTTCCTCGTCTCCACTTCTTCATGGTTGGTTTTGCTCCTTTGACCTCTCGTGGATCCCAGCAATACCGTGCCCTCACTGTTCCAGAACTGACCCAGCAAATGTGGGATTCCAAGAATATGATGTGCGCTGCTGACCCAAGGCATGGTCGCTATCTCACTGCCTCTGCTATGTTCCGTGGCAAGATGAGCACCAAGGAAGTGGATGAGCAGATGATCAATGTCCAAAACAAGAATTCGTCATACTTTGTTGAGTGGATTCCAAACAATGTGAAATCCAGTGTCTGTGACATCCCACCAAGGGGACTCGCCATGGCATCCACCTTCATTGGAAATTCCACCTCCATCCAGGAAATGTTCAGGAGAGTCAGCGAGCAATTCACTGCTATGTTCAGGAGAAAAGCTTTCTTGCATTGGTACACTGGTGAAGGTATGGATGAGATGGAGTTCACAGAAGCTGAGAGCAACATGAATGATCTCGTGTCCGAGTACCAGCAGTACCAGGATGCCACTGCTGACGAGGAGGGTGAGTACGATGacgaggaggaagaggagggtCAGTATGCGGAGCAGATGTGAAGGAGTGTCACAACCAAGCATGAACAGTAATATCCGATTCCTATCGATGCTTCACTATGGTATATGAAGCTCGCATAAGTTAGCTCCATGTATGTTATTGAAGAATATAAAATCCACTGCATTCTAGTTTGTATTGCGGGTAAATGAACTTCACTAGGAGATCAAGAAAAGTTCCTCTTTTCTCTCATCTAGTTAAAAAGTTCGAATATTGTTGATGAAGGGGGAAAGCTTGCTAGTAGTTAAAATCTGTTCTGTTCTGggtttgttttcattttgttgtCATATCCAGTAATTATTGTTGCTTGCATGTTTCAGTTATTCTTTCCATCTCACCATCTTCGCTTGTTCTATTGGCCCTCTTGATTTTGCTAATTAACACCCATCCAATATTTGGATGGGTTCTTAGTGATTTTAAGATGgttcaaatttagttttataaaaaaaaaaaaaaaatacaatataatccATGGGATAATTTATTGCCCTAGATTCCAGAATTGTTCTATTCtagattattttaaagtttatgatgaagataaatcaaatgattttggactggcctttttttctttacgCGTTTGGGCATCTTTTGCTTGCAAGCCTAATCTCAAGTTCTCAGCTACAGAGCTTTCCTTGAGCGTGCAGCAAGTGCTGGAGGAGGACCTTCCCTAGACACTAAAAGGCTAATCACAAGTTGAAATATAACCAAAGATGAATCACGTGAAGCAAATAAAATTCGTagtctatttttcttttattgaaaaaaagaagaaaaagggctTGCTTGCAAGCTACTTTTCTATGCCCTGAAGTCTAAAGCTAATCAATTTGGACTCTTCTGCAGTTCCAGATCTATGCAATATCTAGtgcattataatttatttatttttgtttatttaatttcttcaagctGCTTTGATGCATGAACTTGAGCAACCACCTTGCTTTGATGGGATTTGCTTCAACTAGCATGCATCATGCTAGCCCCCTCGATTTGGTAGTGGCTTAGGCCCACCCTGTGGAGATAAGTCAACACTTTAGATTTGGTTGCCACGCCATTCACGATTCTTGCTTCAAAATCTATTCTTCGGAAGGAAAGAAGGTGGAGAGGAATTATTGAAGAATCCATCCTGACTTCCAAGAAACCTCGCCCATTCACATGGTTGTTAAACTCGGGTTCGAGCCGACGGGTTAACCAGAAAAACTCTGGACTCAAAGCCTGACTTTATTTAGGAATTGAAGTGAATCAAACAAGATATAAACTCGACCAAACCTGCTCTATCTAGTTAAATATTGACCGaatcaaacttgatttaaacCCAATTGAGTCATTGTCttgtaaaaaacaattgctattgttttaataaaaaaaattcattcaataAATCATTGACCCAAAACCTAACAACCTTTTGCGTGCTTTTGTTCCTAAATGAACAGTATACTCATCTTTGTAAGTTAGGCTGGCTGAAATTACAATTTCGGAATTGAATCAAGACAATCTACacggaaaaaaatatttattaatacgTTTAAACAATGCATTTATTAATGTAGAATTCTTATTAAAGCTCACCGAATCATTAGGTTCATTGGATGACTTGTTGACTTAAAACCTagggtttaaattaaaatggattggggttaaactaataaaattcaatcaacccaacaataaattaattcatgatCTGATTGAAAactaacttgattttttaatttttttttaaaaaaacattattttgaattgaccCGCTCAAACCATCAACACAGCTGGGCAAGATTTAATAACTTCGGTAGACTTTACTTTCAGTTTTTTGTTAGTAACAATTAGCTggaaaagcacaaaaaaaatggTTTCTTGTCAATGGAGTCTTGATTTCACATCCAGCGTGATAATGGAAAACGAAGGCTTACAGAAGGGacctttttctttccattaGATAGATGACAGACGAACTCTGAATTTGGACTTGCCAAGAAACTTAATAATTAATAtcccttcattttctttatttattttattaataagcACTTACTCGAGTCCTTTAATAAAACACCCCCGAAATATTTTAGTACCAAGAGTTTTCTGATTTATGGCCATGTTTTATGTAATCGTGGACAAGATTAGATCACTTTTTCCTCAATCAAACCTATTTAATTAACcacaaattttaatataaatcaaggcataaaattccaaattttaatatatgatgcgAGTGAATTGCCAATTATAGCCATGGAATTTGATAGTGGACAATTAATTAAGTTGTGTTTAGTTAGTTTAAAGGAGTCAAGAGACAAAAACAtacttggttaaaaaaaataaaaatgaagaaataaaataaatccgaAACTATTCTTCTATTTGGAATTTTTAAGATCTAGTtctacatagaaaaaaaattaaacataattaatttttttatttttcaggtttATTAAGAGAAATTATAAATTCTCAGAGTATATAATAGAAATagttatttaagattttttatttatttgatgttaAGATATGTAAcgaaatattcaaaaaaaaagatttcatatTTCTAGTTtatgaagtaaaaaaacaagAGCTAATCTTCACAAACCCATTAAAATCAATAGTCATTTAAGATAACACGAAACAGCTTAATTTGCCATTTTAACGGCGACGTGCTATTCTCCATGTATGGTTTTTTTAAGACAAATTCAAAAACCTAACTTGCAATGCAAGGTTAAGGAGAAACGTGAGAATAgttttattgattatatatatatatatatatatatatatatatatcagattaATCTTAGATGACTAAAATGGTATTACTTGTACGATTAGGAAAGGAAACGTGTGCTTAGTGGTTTTAAATATTATCCTTTGCCTGAGTTGGCTAAGGATAAAGCCATATATCGAGCTCTTATCCATGGCAGTTTTGTGTATGATCACCATGGCAAGTGCTGGGAAGGTCATGCTAGTGAGATTAATTTGCTGCACTCATCACTACCAAAATGCGTTGGAAAAAGACTTTTCTAGGGACCATGGCATGCATTGGAAGAAGATAGAAAATATGTGCTCCATAAAAGAATCCAAGCTACCATGCTTGAAGCACTTGGCTGTCATCAAGATATTGTGGAGACAGAGAGGAAATATTGGGATTTTGCCACCTTGATTGGATGCTTCATCTGTCACTTTGCGGTGGTATGGAACcctacattaaaataattaattagggtTGGCTTTAGTTGAGGCATTGCAGATAATTCTTAAATTCAAGGGCCATAGAAGGCCAGAAAATCTCATGGAACCCACTTCTTTCTCAATCTGGGCCTCATTAGTTTGCTGAAAACAAATTGTCGGAAAAAAGGATTATTACAAGTGGATCCCACcctttttcttatatgttttatttCCACCTCACCTTAATGGATATCCAATTTAACAAtatctttatcttatttattatttatcaagtaagataattattaaaaaaaattcactcatTCAAAGCAGCTTGGATCAATATATATTATCCATTATATTCGGATAAAATTGTCATTCCTGATCTCACCTCACCTCAtctaaatcttttgtttttttttattttatttttaaaaaagcactGAATCacattcaatataatataaaaaagtatttcaaAATAGTTATATGTGGAAATTAAATAGATTCAGTCAGCTTTTTATATAGTTAGACGTGGCAAATTTCAAAAGAGATGATAGACTGAAAATATGGAaatctgatttttatttatttatttatctctcCTTTATGGGCACAATTAAGATCGATGTTCTCTTCatatttgctttttaaattattcttccTCTTGACCTTTTCTATCACCagtctatatattttatataagaaaatattattgctctatttttatttctaggagggcaagaaccagcagccaccAAGACTGGATCATCCCTTGGACAAGCAAAAAAATCTGACTCTAAAATACCCTAAGAAAGTTGAAAAGGGGACAGGAGCCCCAGGAGAAAGGGAGCAAAATCAGTTTCCTGTGTTTTTATGTGCATTTTA of Populus trichocarpa isolate Nisqually-1 chromosome 16, P.trichocarpa_v4.1, whole genome shotgun sequence contains these proteins:
- the LOC7464075 gene encoding tubulin beta-5 chain, whose protein sequence is MREILHVQGGQCGNQIGSKFWEVVCDEHGIDPTGRYVGSSDLQLERVNVYYNEASCGRFVPRAVLMDLEPGTMDSVRTGPYGQIFRPDNFVFGQSGAGNNWAKGHYTEGAELIDSVLDVVRKEAENCDCLQGFQVCHSLGGGTGSGMGTLLISKIREEYPDRMMLTFSVFPSPKVSDTVVEPYNATLSVHQLVENADECMVLDNEALYDICFRTLKLTTPSFGDLNHLISATMSGVTCCLRFPGQLNSDLRKLAVNLIPFPRLHFFMVGFAPLTSRGSQQYRALTVPELTQQMWDSKNMMCAADPRHGRYLTASAMFRGKMSTKEVDEQMINVQNKNSSYFVEWIPNNVKSSVCDIPPRGLAMASTFIGNSTSIQEMFRRVSEQFTAMFRRKAFLHWYTGEGMDEMEFTEAESNMNDLVSEYQQYQDATADEEGEYDDEEEEEGQYAEQM